A window from Methylocystis sp. MJC1 encodes these proteins:
- a CDS encoding methanobactin export MATE transporter MbnM, whose translation MRRGPLFAIAVLSLAAASPAAAEPAKQSGWQWELPNYVPPPRVPADNPMSEEKFQLGRRLFYDKRLSGNGTISCSSCHLQERAFTDGRALSVGSTGENTPRNAPSIVNSGWHGTLTWANPALVTLERQMTNPLLGERPIEMGVNDANKDEILARFRADSDYRKWFKEAFPEKADPITLETIVKAISAFERGVVSFNSRYDQYLQGKLKLGEAEQRGHDLYFGEKAECHHCHGSVNFNDQFVHVKTREAETPFHNTGLYNIDGKGGYPDPNRGLFDITADPDDMGKFRAPSLRNIALTGPYMHDGTVATLEDVIEIYSQGGRKIEKGRNAGEGQASPLKSGLIVKIDLTPQEKADLVAFLKTLTDDTLLTSARFSDPWKKAAASN comes from the coding sequence ATGAGGCGCGGGCCGCTTTTCGCGATTGCCGTGTTGAGTCTCGCCGCGGCGTCGCCCGCGGCGGCCGAGCCCGCCAAACAATCCGGCTGGCAATGGGAACTGCCCAATTATGTTCCGCCGCCGCGTGTCCCGGCCGACAATCCGATGTCGGAGGAGAAGTTCCAGCTCGGCAGGCGCCTGTTCTACGACAAGCGCTTGTCTGGGAACGGAACAATTTCATGCAGCTCCTGCCATCTGCAGGAGCGCGCCTTCACTGACGGGCGAGCGCTCAGTGTCGGCTCAACCGGCGAGAACACGCCACGAAACGCTCCCTCGATTGTGAACTCCGGCTGGCATGGCACGCTGACCTGGGCCAATCCGGCGCTGGTGACGCTCGAGCGGCAGATGACGAACCCGTTGTTGGGCGAGCGGCCGATCGAAATGGGCGTGAATGACGCGAATAAGGATGAGATCCTTGCTCGTTTTCGCGCCGATTCGGATTATCGGAAATGGTTCAAGGAGGCGTTTCCCGAAAAGGCCGATCCGATCACTTTGGAGACCATCGTCAAGGCGATTTCCGCATTCGAACGCGGAGTCGTGTCGTTCAACAGCCGTTACGATCAATATCTGCAAGGCAAGCTCAAGTTGGGCGAGGCCGAGCAACGGGGGCATGATCTCTATTTTGGCGAGAAGGCGGAGTGCCACCACTGCCACGGCAGCGTGAATTTCAATGATCAGTTTGTTCACGTGAAGACACGCGAGGCTGAGACGCCGTTCCACAACACCGGGCTTTACAACATCGACGGCAAGGGCGGCTATCCCGATCCGAACCGAGGTCTCTTCGACATAACCGCCGATCCTGACGACATGGGCAAGTTTCGCGCGCCCAGTCTGCGGAATATCGCTTTGACGGGCCCTTACATGCATGACGGGACCGTCGCGACATTGGAAGACGTCATCGAAATCTATTCGCAGGGGGGCCGCAAGATCGAGAAGGGGCGCAACGCTGGCGAGGGACAAGCCAGCCCGCTCAAAAGTGGCCTGATCGTCAAGATCGATCTGACGCCACAGGAAAAGGCCGATCTCGTGGCATTTCTGAAAACCCTCACAGATGACACGCTTCTCACCTCCGCGAGATTCTCGGATCCATGGAAAAAGGCGGCGGCGTCGAATTAG
- a CDS encoding MbnP family copper-binding protein, which translates to MLFTLAALGGVEGAAAKDLPVAITFGLMADGKEVGCGAPLANLGGGHLQAKLREARFYVYGVKLIDAKGTRTPVALTQNEWQYGDVALLDFKDARGGNAPCTESNPAKNARISGTAPRHAYVGLEFSVGAPVETIVDGKPVSINHSNVETAPPPLDIAGMAWNWQAGRRFLVFEVDTPSPIIKADGSKTRTWTVHLGSTGCKGNPATGEIVSCAHENRFTVAFDHFDPKTQRVEFDLARLFESSDLLVDKGGAVGCMSGLDDPECPAIFAALGLNLTGAEGTGEAGKQTKPGVSPVFKSGPAKVAGGKQ; encoded by the coding sequence TTGCTATTCACTCTCGCGGCGCTCGGCGGCGTCGAAGGGGCCGCAGCGAAAGATCTGCCCGTCGCCATCACCTTCGGATTGATGGCGGACGGGAAGGAAGTCGGCTGTGGGGCGCCGCTTGCCAATCTCGGCGGCGGCCATCTGCAGGCCAAGCTCCGTGAGGCGCGCTTTTATGTTTATGGCGTCAAGCTCATTGACGCCAAGGGCACACGCACGCCCGTCGCTCTGACGCAAAATGAATGGCAGTACGGCGATGTCGCCCTGCTCGATTTCAAAGACGCGCGCGGCGGCAACGCACCCTGCACGGAGAGCAATCCGGCTAAGAATGCAAGGATCTCCGGAACCGCGCCACGTCACGCCTATGTCGGGCTGGAATTCTCCGTCGGCGCGCCTGTGGAGACGATCGTCGACGGCAAGCCCGTCTCCATCAACCATTCCAACGTCGAGACTGCGCCGCCGCCTCTCGATATCGCCGGCATGGCGTGGAATTGGCAGGCTGGGCGCCGATTCCTCGTATTCGAAGTCGATACGCCGTCTCCCATTATCAAAGCAGACGGTTCCAAGACCAGGACTTGGACGGTCCATCTCGGCTCGACTGGTTGCAAGGGGAATCCGGCCACGGGCGAAATCGTTTCCTGTGCGCACGAGAATCGTTTCACTGTGGCCTTCGACCATTTCGACCCGAAAACGCAGCGCGTCGAGTTCGACCTCGCTCGACTCTTCGAAAGCAGCGATCTTCTCGTCGATAAGGGTGGTGCGGTCGGCTGCATGAGCGGGCTCGATGATCCGGAATGCCCCGCGATTTTCGCCGCGCTCGGCCTCAATCTCACGGGCGCCGAAGGGACGGGCGAGGCCGGCAAACAAACGAAGCCAGGCGTTTCCCCGGTCTTCAAGAGCGGCCCGGCGAAGGTGGCAGGGGGCAAGCAATGA
- a CDS encoding RNA polymerase sigma factor — MFSTVSSSGDLPRVSVGGLFSLREVFLSSQGDLLRYLTRKVGATDAPDLLQETFVRVVRLEKPERINDPPAFLKTIATNLARDFVRRRRTEANYIQFSDYLVEAPSADAPADERVDYERKSRLLDAAVSSLPPRCREVFKLHTYEDVPLQEIARRLEISDRMVRKHLSLAFRTCRAALRDSLE; from the coding sequence GTGTTTTCAACCGTTTCGTCGAGCGGCGACCTGCCGCGTGTTTCTGTTGGGGGGCTTTTTTCGCTCCGCGAAGTTTTCCTTTCCAGCCAGGGAGACCTTCTTCGCTACCTCACCCGAAAGGTGGGGGCCACCGATGCGCCAGACCTGCTTCAAGAAACCTTTGTACGGGTCGTCCGACTGGAAAAGCCGGAGAGGATCAACGATCCGCCGGCGTTCCTAAAAACAATCGCAACCAATTTGGCGCGCGATTTCGTCCGCCGCCGTAGGACCGAAGCTAACTACATACAATTTAGCGACTATTTGGTGGAAGCGCCGTCTGCGGATGCGCCGGCTGACGAACGTGTGGATTATGAACGCAAATCCCGCCTCCTCGACGCGGCTGTCAGCTCTTTGCCGCCGCGTTGCCGCGAGGTTTTCAAGCTTCATACCTATGAAGACGTTCCTCTTCAGGAGATTGCGCGGAGGTTGGAGATCTCCGACAGAATGGTGCGCAAACATCTCAGCCTGGCTTTCCGGACATGCCGCGCCGCCCTCAGAGATTCTTTGGAGTGA
- a CDS encoding efflux transporter outer membrane subunit, whose protein sequence is MGAAGAKTKGAACFAIILSTLSAGCAVGPDFATPQAPIADAWIEWRNKSLKSGPAEYRDWWRVFHDPVLNRLIDIAYAQNLTLLSAGTKVLQARAELGVAIGELFPQKQAVSISTSYNRSSNATTPSQGGNSSTLGNFWADNWAASLVWEVDFWGKFRRGVESADATYLASIASYDDVLVTLLADVAQTYIGIRTLERQIIIARENITRQRQAVRIARDRYKGGAATMLDVHQAENVLATTEATVPQLTLQLRTGQNALAVLLGMAPGEVNALLAPSTGKIPTAPEKVVVGVPADLLRRRPDIRAAELKAAAQSAQIGVAQAELYPAISITGGFGGLASTASGHNLAQAFHPIGRMFTVGPSFRWNLLNYGQITNNVRLQDATLQQYLVDYQNAVLVAQQQVENGISKFTLSRSQARYLARSVSEARGAVDVSLLQYEQGTQDFTTVLTSEENLLSAENNLAAANGNVATGLVAVFRGLGGGWQIREGRGFVNEATAREMRSRTNWGDLLSPEGETPPPDPGLPGPEDRGPTIRLPEW, encoded by the coding sequence ATGGGAGCTGCTGGCGCGAAGACGAAGGGCGCAGCCTGTTTCGCGATCATCCTTTCGACCCTGTCGGCGGGATGCGCCGTCGGCCCCGACTTCGCCACGCCACAGGCGCCGATCGCCGACGCCTGGATTGAATGGCGGAACAAATCACTCAAGAGCGGTCCTGCGGAATATCGGGACTGGTGGCGGGTATTCCACGATCCGGTCCTCAACCGACTTATTGATATCGCCTACGCCCAGAACCTAACGCTGCTGAGCGCGGGGACGAAAGTGCTCCAGGCGCGCGCAGAGCTGGGCGTCGCGATCGGAGAATTATTTCCGCAAAAACAAGCGGTTTCCATCTCGACGTCGTACAATCGCTCGAGCAATGCGACGACGCCGTCGCAAGGCGGCAACTCCTCCACGCTCGGAAATTTCTGGGCGGACAACTGGGCGGCTTCGCTCGTTTGGGAGGTCGATTTCTGGGGGAAATTCCGGCGCGGCGTCGAATCCGCGGACGCCACTTATCTCGCCTCGATTGCGAGCTACGACGACGTGCTCGTCACGCTGCTCGCCGACGTCGCGCAGACCTATATCGGCATTCGCACCCTCGAACGCCAAATCATCATCGCCCGCGAAAATATCACGCGTCAGCGCCAGGCGGTCCGCATTGCGCGCGATCGCTACAAGGGCGGCGCCGCCACGATGCTCGACGTCCACCAGGCGGAAAATGTGCTTGCGACGACCGAGGCGACCGTTCCGCAACTGACGCTCCAGTTGCGCACGGGACAAAACGCTTTGGCGGTGCTGCTTGGCATGGCGCCGGGCGAGGTGAACGCTCTGCTCGCCCCTTCCACGGGCAAGATTCCGACCGCCCCGGAGAAGGTGGTGGTGGGCGTTCCGGCGGATCTGCTGCGCCGAAGACCAGATATTCGCGCCGCCGAATTGAAGGCGGCGGCGCAAAGCGCGCAGATCGGCGTGGCGCAGGCGGAACTTTATCCGGCGATCAGCATCACCGGGGGCTTCGGCGGGCTCGCCTCGACGGCCAGCGGACATAATCTGGCGCAGGCGTTCCACCCCATTGGTCGAATGTTCACCGTCGGGCCGTCGTTCAGGTGGAACTTGCTCAATTACGGCCAGATCACCAATAATGTGCGTCTCCAGGACGCGACTCTGCAGCAGTATCTGGTCGACTATCAGAACGCTGTGCTCGTGGCGCAGCAACAAGTCGAAAACGGCATCTCCAAATTCACCCTGTCCAGGTCGCAGGCGCGCTATCTGGCGCGCAGCGTCTCGGAGGCGCGCGGCGCCGTCGACGTCTCGCTGCTGCAATACGAGCAGGGAACGCAAGATTTCACGACGGTCCTGACCTCGGAAGAAAATCTTCTCTCCGCGGAGAACAACCTAGCCGCGGCGAACGGCAATGTGGCGACCGGGCTCGTCGCCGTCTTCCGCGGTCTTGGCGGCGGCTGGCAGATCCGCGAAGGCCGGGGCTTCGTGAACGAGGCCACCGCTCGCGAGATGCGCAGC